Proteins encoded together in one uncultured Sphaerochaeta sp. window:
- a CDS encoding SDR family oxidoreductase, with amino-acid sequence MDLSLKGKVAVVTGASKGIGFAIAKAFLTEGCSVGICARNEKELFTAKVALETYGTVLAKRCDATCQREIEQFGQAVYDTFGKIDCWVANVGGIGHRGEDGYSEADIDEVTKLCFNSAVYGCQVAGSYMKRNPRGGSIITISSLAARCPTAGRRTLYGPLKAAVRHLAATYAAEYAQWNIRVNSVLPGFTSTEAVMKNVPEHERIQINERTLLGRMAKPEEIANPVVFLCSDAASYITATSLEVSGGREVVLNPEIARL; translated from the coding sequence ATGGATCTTTCTTTAAAAGGTAAGGTAGCCGTAGTAACTGGTGCTAGCAAAGGAATAGGTTTTGCAATTGCCAAGGCTTTTCTAACTGAAGGATGTTCTGTGGGTATTTGTGCACGTAATGAGAAAGAACTTTTTACTGCAAAGGTTGCTTTAGAAACTTATGGAACGGTATTGGCCAAACGATGTGATGCAACTTGCCAAAGAGAAATTGAGCAGTTTGGTCAAGCAGTGTACGATACGTTTGGTAAAATTGATTGTTGGGTTGCAAATGTTGGAGGAATTGGGCATCGTGGGGAGGATGGTTATTCTGAGGCTGATATTGATGAAGTAACTAAGCTGTGTTTCAACTCCGCTGTTTATGGGTGCCAAGTTGCAGGAAGCTATATGAAGAGAAACCCTCGAGGAGGGAGTATCATAACTATTAGTTCTCTTGCTGCAAGATGTCCTACGGCCGGAAGAAGAACCCTCTACGGTCCCCTAAAAGCAGCGGTTCGTCATCTTGCTGCTACCTATGCAGCTGAATATGCTCAGTGGAACATTCGGGTCAACTCGGTTCTTCCTGGTTTTACTTCAACAGAAGCAGTAATGAAGAATGTGCCTGAACATGAAAGAATCCAAATAAATGAGAGGACATTACTTGGAAGAATGGCTAAGCCAGAAGAGATAGCGAATCCCGTGGTGTTTTTGTGCAGTGATGCCGCTTCTTATATAACGGCCACATCTTTGGAAGTATCTGGTGGACGTGAAGTTGTGCTTAACCCAGAAATTGCCAGGCTATGA
- a CDS encoding ABC transporter ATP-binding protein: MLNIEGLAINYGYISALRDVSMEVNAGEIVTLIGGNGAGKTTTLMSISNLVSKAKGSVTFKGVDISRLAPNKIVRMGISHVPEGRKIFPALSVHENLIAGTVGNPSLSSDRIDELLDFSFTLFPRLKERVKQHGGSLSGGEQQMLAIARGLMMDPDLIMLDEPSLGLAPILVEEIFKMIVEIRKTGKTILLIEQNAAMALAIADRGYVLETGNVVLQGTGKELLNDPAVKKAYLGY, translated from the coding sequence ATTCTTAACATTGAAGGGCTAGCAATTAATTATGGCTATATATCAGCTTTACGTGATGTAAGTATGGAAGTAAATGCTGGAGAGATTGTGACATTGATTGGAGGGAATGGAGCAGGGAAAACAACGACTCTGATGTCAATTTCAAATCTGGTTTCGAAAGCCAAGGGATCTGTTACTTTTAAAGGTGTCGATATTTCTCGCTTAGCACCAAATAAAATTGTTCGTATGGGAATTAGCCATGTTCCTGAAGGGCGAAAAATATTTCCTGCATTGAGTGTTCATGAAAATCTGATAGCGGGCACAGTAGGTAATCCAAGTCTTTCGAGTGATCGAATAGATGAGTTGCTTGACTTTTCTTTCACATTGTTTCCTCGGCTTAAAGAACGAGTTAAGCAACATGGTGGAAGTCTTTCAGGAGGAGAACAACAAATGTTGGCAATTGCTCGTGGGCTAATGATGGATCCTGATCTAATTATGCTTGATGAGCCTTCCTTGGGGTTGGCACCAATTCTTGTGGAAGAAATTTTTAAAATGATTGTTGAGATTCGGAAAACAGGAAAAACTATTCTACTTATCGAACAAAATGCTGCAATGGCACTTGCAATTGCAGATCGGGGATATGTGTTGGAAACAGGTAATGTGGTTCTGCAGGGTACAGGAAAAGAACTTCTTAATGATCCTGCAGTCAAGAAAGCATATCTGGGATACTAA
- a CDS encoding HAD family hydrolase has product MTRQPINTILFDLDGTLLPLDQDQFIQDYFSRFVIKGQELGYSPELLLAALQRGITAMVLNDGSLTNKERFDRVFEEASGIAAAEFNERFAPFYEHEFGLLRRHASPSLLAREIVQEVKRKGYTVVLATNPLFPWQGTEARLGWAYLASSQFSLVTTYEDFHYAKPNLGYYRQILQTLGKEASSCLMVGNDVEEDMVARELGMEVYLVTDYLINKSNRSIQGYRNSSFEQLYCFCKNLPRIM; this is encoded by the coding sequence ATGACAAGACAACCTATCAATACAATACTCTTTGATCTTGATGGAACCTTGCTGCCACTTGATCAAGATCAATTCATCCAGGATTACTTCTCTCGTTTTGTAATAAAAGGACAAGAGCTCGGGTATTCCCCTGAGTTGCTCTTGGCTGCATTACAACGTGGTATTACCGCCATGGTCTTGAATGATGGTTCCCTTACCAACAAGGAACGGTTCGACCGAGTGTTTGAAGAGGCAAGTGGCATTGCGGCTGCTGAATTCAATGAGCGGTTCGCCCCATTCTATGAGCATGAGTTTGGTCTTCTACGTAGACATGCATCTCCCTCCTTATTGGCAAGGGAAATCGTGCAGGAGGTCAAGAGAAAGGGATATACTGTGGTGCTTGCAACCAATCCTCTCTTCCCCTGGCAGGGAACAGAGGCTCGCCTTGGTTGGGCTTATCTTGCATCCTCGCAATTCTCACTCGTAACTACCTATGAAGACTTTCACTATGCAAAGCCAAATCTCGGCTACTACCGTCAGATCCTGCAGACCCTTGGCAAGGAAGCTTCCTCGTGTCTCATGGTCGGTAACGATGTTGAAGAGGATATGGTTGCCCGAGAGTTGGGCATGGAGGTATATCTGGTTACTGACTATTTGATCAATAAAAGTAATAGGTCAATTCAGGGATATCGCAATAGTTCTTTTGAGCAATTATATTGTTTCTGTAAAAACCTTCCAAGAATAATGTAA
- a CDS encoding uroporphyrinogen decarboxylase family protein, producing MTKKERVIAAIQKKPVDFVPSGFSLHFPVEIAHGKEGVISHLSFFKETDTDIYKIMNENLVPSFGLFTKPEDYQKIPIISLQDEFIQKQLQLTEEIMEQVDPNSFILGTLHGILASSIHPLEQSGMSYESARIFLVEALRKNPEPVLSAMQRITDGMCELVHAYAAIGIDGIYYAALGAEQHYFTDEEFSKWIEPFDCQILKAIKESGTYSFLHMCKENLNLKRYVPMLDFVDVVNWGVYEVPFSLQEGKVLFKGKTIMGGLPNRSGVLVNGSEADITDAVQKLINEMSRIGFIIGADCTLATEQDLSLIKAATKACRNGL from the coding sequence ATGACAAAAAAAGAGAGAGTTATTGCAGCAATTCAGAAAAAACCAGTAGATTTTGTTCCTTCTGGTTTTTCCCTGCATTTTCCAGTAGAGATAGCTCATGGAAAAGAAGGTGTTATATCACATTTATCCTTTTTTAAGGAGACAGATACTGATATCTATAAAATCATGAATGAAAATTTGGTACCTTCTTTTGGCTTATTTACCAAGCCAGAGGATTATCAAAAAATTCCAATTATTTCATTGCAGGATGAATTTATACAGAAACAATTACAGCTTACAGAAGAAATAATGGAGCAAGTTGACCCTAATAGTTTCATATTAGGAACTCTTCACGGGATTCTTGCGTCAAGCATTCATCCTTTGGAACAATCTGGTATGAGCTACGAATCAGCACGAATATTTTTAGTTGAAGCTTTACGTAAAAACCCCGAACCAGTTCTATCAGCAATGCAGAGAATAACAGATGGTATGTGTGAATTAGTACATGCCTATGCAGCAATCGGAATTGATGGTATTTATTATGCAGCACTTGGAGCAGAACAACACTATTTTACTGATGAAGAGTTTTCCAAATGGATTGAACCTTTTGATTGTCAGATTCTTAAGGCTATTAAGGAGTCAGGGACATATAGTTTTCTGCATATGTGCAAGGAAAATCTAAATCTCAAACGATATGTTCCAATGTTAGATTTTGTCGATGTCGTTAACTGGGGTGTCTATGAAGTTCCTTTTTCTCTTCAGGAAGGGAAAGTTCTATTTAAAGGAAAGACTATCATGGGAGGGCTTCCAAATCGTTCTGGGGTTCTGGTGAATGGTTCTGAGGCAGACATCACTGACGCGGTGCAGAAATTGATAAATGAAATGAGTAGAATCGGATTTATTATTGGTGCTGATTGTACTTTAGCAACCGAACAAGATCTCTCATTGATAAAAGCAGCAACTAAAGC
- a CDS encoding dihydroxyacetone kinase subunit DhaK: MKKILNKPEAFVQEMMEGIVAAYGDKVTTLNGDYRVLVKNTSTKKGKVGIVTAGGSGHLPVFLGYVGDGLLDGCAVGNVFASPSAQKMADMIKACDNGSGVLCLYGNYGGDKLNFDMACEMVEMDDIETRTVLVSDDVASSPQAIKEKRRGVAGMVYAFKIAGAAAESGLSLEEVTRVAKKALETTRTMGVALSPCIVPEVGKPTFTINENEIEIGMGIHGEPGIEVRPMMSADEIASLVLEKILEDAPLSSGDEVSVMVNGLGATPLEELLIVYRKLHQILSSIGVRIFMPHIGEFATSMEMAGLSVTVIKLDEELRNYLRFPGQSPFYTNANK; this comes from the coding sequence ATGAAAAAGATACTGAATAAACCTGAAGCTTTTGTGCAAGAAATGATGGAAGGTATTGTCGCAGCTTATGGAGATAAAGTAACCACCTTAAATGGGGATTATCGAGTTCTGGTAAAGAATACATCTACAAAGAAGGGGAAAGTTGGAATTGTTACCGCAGGTGGTAGTGGACATCTTCCTGTTTTCTTGGGATATGTCGGTGATGGTTTGCTTGATGGTTGTGCTGTTGGTAATGTTTTCGCCTCTCCCTCAGCTCAAAAGATGGCTGATATGATAAAAGCTTGTGACAATGGAAGCGGGGTTCTCTGTCTCTATGGGAACTATGGCGGGGACAAGCTAAATTTCGATATGGCTTGTGAGATGGTTGAAATGGATGATATTGAAACACGAACTGTTTTAGTGAGTGATGATGTTGCTTCAAGTCCTCAGGCTATAAAAGAAAAGCGTCGGGGTGTTGCTGGCATGGTTTATGCTTTTAAGATAGCCGGAGCTGCTGCAGAAAGTGGTTTATCCCTAGAGGAAGTTACACGTGTAGCAAAAAAAGCCTTGGAAACCACAAGGACTATGGGCGTTGCATTGTCTCCTTGCATTGTACCTGAGGTTGGGAAGCCCACTTTTACCATTAATGAGAATGAGATTGAGATAGGGATGGGTATTCATGGTGAACCTGGTATTGAAGTAAGACCTATGATGAGTGCCGATGAAATTGCATCCTTGGTTCTTGAAAAGATATTAGAAGATGCTCCTCTTTCAAGTGGGGATGAAGTGTCCGTGATGGTTAATGGCCTTGGAGCTACTCCTCTCGAAGAACTGCTGATTGTCTATCGAAAACTTCATCAAATCTTATCATCTATTGGGGTAAGAATTTTTATGCCTCATATTGGTGAGTTTGCTACTTCTATGGAAATGGCTGGTCTATCAGTAACCGTAATTAAACTTGATGAAGAATTAAGAAATTATCTACGATTTCCAGGCCAATCCCCATTTTATACAAACGCAAATAAATAA
- a CDS encoding branched-chain amino acid ABC transporter permease — translation MMGSSSNKGKQTPLMNLSLFKNSSTLKALETFMQKYRVPLMVLLFIFLCIFPFFTNKSYVLGVMCRIFLYSVLAGALNTINGYSGQFCLGVAGFFCVGAYSEAILATTLKMNFWIILPIAGLITAAIGLLVALPTLKMQGIYLAIVTLGFSEIARLVALNWTSLTGGPMGIKGIPVPEIFGFTIRSTKHFYYLYLFVAILFLFVTSRVIRSRIGRAWMSIREDQLAAKSLGVFTSRYKALNFMYGAFWAGIGGAIYAPYVRFIDSTYFTLDEGWNILSMMIIGGQGTLVGPIVGSVIVNYLTELLRPIGQWRLVAYALLIIVMMWWRPQGLAGASNSIVAQKGETKLRKKPVIKEVRK, via the coding sequence ATGATGGGAAGTTCATCCAATAAAGGTAAACAGACACCTTTGATGAATCTAAGTCTGTTTAAGAATTCATCAACATTGAAAGCTTTGGAAACTTTTATGCAGAAGTACCGTGTTCCTCTTATGGTACTCTTGTTTATATTCCTTTGTATTTTTCCTTTCTTTACGAATAAGAGCTATGTGCTTGGCGTGATGTGCAGGATATTTCTTTATTCGGTGTTAGCAGGAGCACTCAATACAATCAATGGATATAGCGGCCAGTTTTGTCTGGGTGTTGCTGGATTTTTCTGTGTTGGTGCGTATAGCGAGGCAATTCTAGCAACCACATTAAAAATGAACTTTTGGATCATTTTACCCATAGCTGGATTAATAACAGCAGCTATTGGTTTATTGGTAGCACTGCCGACATTAAAGATGCAAGGTATATATCTAGCAATCGTTACACTGGGTTTTTCTGAAATTGCACGATTAGTTGCCCTTAACTGGACTTCATTAACTGGTGGTCCTATGGGAATAAAGGGTATTCCTGTACCAGAAATATTTGGCTTTACCATAAGAAGTACAAAACATTTCTACTATCTGTATTTGTTTGTTGCAATTCTATTTCTCTTTGTGACATCTCGTGTTATTCGTTCACGTATCGGAAGAGCTTGGATGTCGATTCGTGAAGATCAGTTAGCAGCGAAATCACTTGGAGTTTTTACTTCTCGTTACAAAGCATTGAATTTTATGTATGGAGCGTTTTGGGCCGGAATTGGTGGTGCAATCTATGCTCCGTATGTAAGATTTATTGATTCCACCTATTTTACGTTGGATGAAGGCTGGAATATTCTCTCCATGATGATTATTGGAGGACAGGGAACTTTAGTAGGACCAATAGTTGGTTCTGTGATAGTGAACTATCTCACTGAGTTGCTCCGTCCCATTGGGCAATGGCGTTTGGTTGCCTATGCGTTACTAATAATTGTTATGATGTGGTGGAGACCTCAGGGCCTTGCAGGTGCTTCAAATAGTATTGTTGCACAGAAGGGTGAGACCAAATTGCGAAAGAAGCCGGTAATTAAGGAGGTTCGCAAATGA
- a CDS encoding branched-chain amino acid ABC transporter permease — MDYFLNQLINGICQGAIYALMAIGYSVVVGVVGMVTFTHGEVIMIGAFAAYYMFFLSGTNILLGLVVSFLASWILGFFVYKVCYERFFNAPRHVSLLCTIGFSMLIKNLAQIFFGPNQKPMLDVVEPKFFKIGVVQISQLQIVIILTVVVMATLLSIVFNKTKFGIMLKAVSQDKTASYMVGIDVKKIAMLGNGLGCGLGGIAGLLLAIYYQTLQATMGGPLGMKAFASSVLGGLTDVRFSALGGLCIGIIENLGITISSASFRDMFAFGFLILVLIIRPQGFVSKKGAKV; from the coding sequence ATGGATTACTTTCTAAACCAGCTGATTAATGGAATCTGTCAAGGCGCCATATATGCTTTGATGGCTATCGGGTATTCGGTTGTAGTCGGTGTTGTTGGGATGGTTACTTTTACGCATGGTGAAGTAATCATGATTGGTGCCTTTGCTGCATATTATATGTTCTTTCTGAGTGGAACCAATATTCTGCTGGGTTTAGTTGTAAGTTTTCTAGCCTCCTGGATACTTGGATTTTTCGTATACAAAGTCTGTTATGAAAGGTTTTTTAATGCACCAAGGCATGTATCGTTATTATGTACAATCGGTTTTAGTATGTTGATAAAGAATCTTGCACAGATCTTTTTTGGGCCAAACCAAAAGCCCATGCTAGATGTTGTAGAACCAAAATTTTTCAAGATTGGTGTGGTGCAGATCTCCCAATTGCAGATTGTAATTATTCTAACTGTAGTTGTCATGGCAACACTTCTTTCCATAGTGTTCAATAAGACCAAATTTGGAATAATGCTCAAGGCGGTTAGTCAAGATAAAACTGCTAGTTATATGGTGGGAATTGATGTCAAGAAAATAGCAATGTTAGGAAACGGCCTTGGTTGCGGCCTGGGTGGAATAGCAGGGCTTCTTTTAGCTATTTATTATCAGACATTGCAAGCAACCATGGGTGGGCCGTTGGGTATGAAGGCTTTCGCTTCTTCCGTCCTTGGTGGATTAACGGATGTACGATTTAGTGCTCTTGGTGGTCTATGCATCGGAATTATTGAAAATCTGGGCATTACCATCTCTTCTGCAAGTTTCCGTGACATGTTTGCATTTGGGTTCCTTATCCTAGTGCTGATTATACGACCGCAAGGATTTGTATCCAAGAAAGGAGCAAAGGTATGA
- a CDS encoding L-serine ammonia-lyase, iron-sulfur-dependent, subunit alpha gives MITKEVYDAYVALLHHELIPALGCTEPIAIALAAAKAREVLGEFPDSITVSCSGNIVKNVKSVTVPNSGGLQGIDVAATLGAVGGISEKQLEVLSEITSEHQRMTKVLVASDFCHVKLAEGVENLFISIIAKKGKHCSLVEIHGSHTNITKVMKDGVTLFDVPIGETNEEHIDDYKGLLETHAIYDFARQVKIEDVKDIIQRQIVLNTAIADEGLRGEYGIGIGKTMLKYSQSSDVRVRACARAAAGSDARMGGCSMPVVINSGSGNQGMTVSLPVIEYAKELICSQETLIRALVLANLIAFLQKRYIGNLSAFCGAVCAATGAASGIAFLYGGKYEDISNTITNTLANIGGIVCDGAKASCAAKIASALDAAIFAFLLGMKEGRAFQNGDGLVKETADMTIQSVGRMGREGMRCTDIEILNIMLGK, from the coding sequence TTGATAACTAAAGAAGTATATGATGCATACGTTGCTTTGCTCCATCATGAGCTAATCCCTGCACTTGGTTGTACAGAGCCTATCGCGATAGCATTGGCTGCGGCTAAAGCACGTGAAGTACTGGGCGAATTTCCTGATTCGATTACAGTTTCTTGTAGTGGAAATATCGTCAAGAATGTAAAGAGTGTTACCGTACCAAATTCTGGCGGTCTTCAAGGTATAGATGTTGCGGCCACATTAGGGGCTGTTGGAGGTATATCGGAAAAACAACTAGAGGTTCTTAGCGAGATTACATCAGAACATCAGCGAATGACAAAGGTTTTGGTAGCTTCAGATTTTTGTCATGTGAAACTTGCTGAAGGTGTCGAAAACCTTTTTATTTCAATAATAGCAAAGAAGGGGAAACACTGTTCACTTGTTGAAATTCACGGCTCCCATACCAATATTACAAAAGTAATGAAAGACGGTGTTACTTTATTTGATGTTCCAATTGGTGAAACCAATGAGGAACATATCGATGATTATAAAGGATTACTAGAAACTCATGCAATCTATGATTTTGCTCGGCAAGTGAAAATTGAGGATGTAAAGGATATTATTCAACGGCAAATAGTGTTGAATACTGCAATCGCTGATGAAGGTCTGCGTGGGGAGTATGGGATTGGTATTGGTAAAACCATGTTGAAATACTCTCAATCTTCAGATGTTCGAGTACGTGCATGTGCAAGAGCTGCTGCTGGCTCTGATGCACGTATGGGTGGCTGTTCAATGCCGGTAGTGATCAACAGTGGTAGTGGTAATCAGGGAATGACAGTTTCTCTCCCTGTGATTGAATATGCTAAGGAACTGATTTGCTCTCAAGAGACACTGATTAGAGCATTGGTGTTAGCAAATCTTATTGCTTTCCTCCAGAAACGTTATATTGGGAATTTATCTGCTTTTTGTGGCGCAGTTTGTGCTGCTACAGGTGCTGCAAGTGGTATTGCATTCCTTTATGGTGGTAAATATGAGGATATTTCAAACACAATTACTAATACTTTAGCTAACATTGGGGGTATTGTCTGTGATGGGGCAAAAGCTTCTTGTGCTGCTAAGATTGCATCTGCTTTAGATGCAGCAATATTTGCTTTCTTACTAGGCATGAAGGAGGGCAGAGCTTTCCAGAATGGAGATGGGCTTGTTAAGGAAACTGCAGACATGACCATACAAAGTGTCGGGAGAATGGGGCGTGAGGGGATGAGATGTACCGATATTGAGATTCTTAATATTATGTTGGGAAAATAG
- a CDS encoding ABC transporter ATP-binding protein yields MSSPLFEAKNICKYFGGLKAVEQVNMTIEKGDVFGIIGPNGAGKTTFFNACSGIDKPTKGNVYLGGEDITNLAPEQIAKKGMARTFQNIKLFKFMSVLENVKIGFHNQLKTTLWDSFIHTKTYFEDEDFANRKGTEIIESVGLGAFKDTLAGNLPYGIQRKVEIARAIALDPKIILLDEPAAGMNPNETHSLMQFIKQLNKDGYTIAVIEHDMKFVMNACNKILVLNFGQKICEGEPAKVQKDPKVIEAYFGKGTISGEASNGNS; encoded by the coding sequence ATGAGCAGCCCATTGTTTGAAGCAAAGAACATCTGTAAATATTTCGGTGGACTGAAAGCAGTTGAACAAGTGAATATGACGATAGAAAAAGGAGATGTTTTTGGAATCATCGGCCCCAATGGAGCCGGTAAAACAACCTTCTTTAATGCTTGTTCTGGAATCGATAAACCAACCAAAGGTAACGTCTATCTTGGTGGAGAAGATATTACTAATCTGGCTCCAGAACAGATTGCGAAAAAAGGTATGGCTCGCACATTCCAAAACATCAAGTTGTTCAAATTTATGTCCGTTTTAGAAAATGTAAAGATTGGATTCCATAACCAACTTAAGACAACGCTTTGGGATTCGTTCATACATACGAAGACTTACTTTGAAGATGAAGATTTTGCGAATAGGAAAGGAACTGAAATAATTGAATCTGTAGGGTTAGGCGCATTCAAGGATACATTGGCGGGGAATCTTCCCTATGGAATACAGCGAAAAGTTGAAATTGCCCGAGCTATTGCCTTGGACCCAAAAATTATTCTTCTCGATGAGCCAGCTGCCGGAATGAATCCTAATGAAACCCATAGTCTAATGCAATTCATTAAGCAACTAAATAAGGATGGGTATACCATTGCAGTCATCGAGCATGACATGAAATTTGTTATGAATGCCTGTAATAAGATTCTTGTCCTCAATTTTGGGCAGAAAATTTGTGAGGGGGAACCAGCTAAAGTACAAAAGGATCCCAAGGTGATCGAAGCCTATTTTGGTAAAGGTACAATTTCCGGGGAGGCTAGTAATGGCAATTCTTAA
- a CDS encoding dihydroxyacetone kinase subunit L codes for MGFTKKHLTQVFIEISTIMHENRDYLISLDQQNGDGDLGISMDEGYRKVKEYLEQAEEVDLGKLFMQSASVFNESAPSSLGTITAFALMGIAKQLKGKNEANLPEVAGAIMAGIERIMEKGQSKPGEKTILDSLYPAGLALLDNKEKPFLVAFQVALRAARDGSENTKSMRSVHGRAAYYGDKSIGLLDGGAEVGRLIFEAIMRYLERKK; via the coding sequence ATGGGATTCACAAAAAAGCATCTCACACAAGTTTTTATTGAGATCAGTACTATCATGCATGAAAATCGTGATTACTTAATCAGTTTGGATCAGCAAAATGGTGATGGTGATCTGGGAATTTCAATGGATGAAGGATATAGAAAGGTTAAAGAATATCTAGAACAGGCAGAAGAGGTTGATCTGGGAAAGTTGTTTATGCAATCTGCGTCAGTTTTCAATGAATCTGCTCCATCATCTTTGGGTACTATCACAGCATTTGCCCTAATGGGAATCGCTAAACAACTGAAAGGGAAAAATGAAGCTAATTTGCCTGAGGTTGCCGGTGCAATTATGGCTGGAATTGAAAGAATCATGGAGAAAGGTCAATCAAAACCTGGAGAAAAAACCATTCTTGATTCTCTCTATCCTGCAGGTCTTGCTTTGCTAGATAATAAGGAAAAACCTTTTTTGGTTGCCTTTCAGGTTGCTTTAAGAGCAGCAAGAGATGGTTCTGAAAACACAAAGAGTATGCGTTCAGTACATGGTAGAGCAGCATATTATGGTGATAAAAGCATTGGACTCCTTGATGGTGGTGCTGAGGTCGGGCGATTGATATTTGAAGCAATTATGCGCTATCTGGAACGCAAAAAATAG